The following are encoded together in the Gordonia insulae genome:
- a CDS encoding VOC family protein, whose amino-acid sequence MSIAVAMITVDTTDPIPLATWWSEQIGGHIVAENEGYFVVVAPRGTGPALAFQKVDDPTPGKNRMHLDLTTEDLAAEVARLLAAGATKVADREMPGFAWVTLADPDGNQFCVSGAHPAPDA is encoded by the coding sequence ATGTCCATCGCCGTCGCCATGATCACCGTCGACACAACCGATCCGATACCGCTGGCCACCTGGTGGTCCGAGCAGATCGGGGGGCACATCGTCGCCGAGAACGAGGGCTACTTCGTGGTGGTAGCGCCGCGTGGGACGGGCCCGGCGTTGGCCTTCCAGAAGGTCGACGACCCGACCCCCGGAAAGAATCGGATGCATCTCGACCTGACGACCGAGGACCTGGCTGCCGAGGTGGCACGCCTGCTGGCCGCCGGTGCGACGAAGGTCGCCGATCGCGAGATGCCGGGCTTTGCCTGGGTCACCCTGGCCGATCCGGACGGGAACCAGTTCTGTGTCTCCGGCGCGCATCCGGCACCGGACGCGTGA
- a CDS encoding BTAD domain-containing putative transcriptional regulator, whose amino-acid sequence MARLAYSVLGGLGAQIDSETVELGTRKQRAVLAQLLLSDGDPVSVDRLIDGIWGSSAPDRAEVSVQAYISGLRKALEPDRKPRSPSTVLITRGSGYALVADDDQVDVRLLVRRITDAHERHRAGDPAGAAEVLQAALTRYRPLLPEFEGLSFRDAAAQHLARTITEAQELSFEVRLALGEHRALVAELEQAVQRSPLDENLWVLLATARYRLGRQSDALGAIAEARRVLAEEIGVDPGPRLRALERDILDHAPTLDAPTPPARVVVAAPTEPALSADADPGRPAPPATDALIGRTDELAVLHKAVLASLQGPGGVVVVEGEPGAGKTALLDEAATRAAGAADLEVLWGRCVEDAAAPSMWPWVQVLGAVLPEIDSADRTRLLDSDLGRMVTQGSTVIPPPREMPDATARFRFYDQAADLLEGVAETHLLIIVLDDLQWADNATLELFAHMAARRPPGVTFFASLRSSSHRPAVANILAALARLPGHRRIEVGPLTDDDISEMVRRETHEWPAAGTTESIARRTGGNAFFVRELARILADRGSIGDNAVPAGVRDVVRERLRPLGPDTIALLEMASLIGNRVDLGLVAAATDQSVDAALDALDAADAAGLVDVGDDPFSFTFNHDLIREAVVDQVGATRARRMHLAIARQLDTRRMPNATAQRARHLWAAGPLADRLDTARALLAAGELSMRTYNFDVAEQQLSDAARLARAGGDVDLELAAITTRLFSDVARSGYFAADRELLSRARELGESTSDVALLANLDYARGAAHSQVADTRAAHRVAEELRGRAESSDDPVVVHLGMQLSAIDRFDRGHIGDAHRLLESYAPLDSDVAGLHTDQIVLARGFRAWSATLHVSPAAGRRVFDRIDVGPDDPVSHLGVGIFAVTAGAMSGDIDWVQEVGERLLSSSDHRALEYLRRGGERIYWWARALGDAPDEALGHLDRLDHGDHPQRTGIGLWLALHAEALTAAGRLERVPALLEQAQAFAERTGQRYPDAHRLLVCAEFQHCAAHPANVVQDTLREARRVALTQEAATLVARIESFASDHGYAPDAG is encoded by the coding sequence ATGGCCCGACTCGCGTATTCGGTTCTGGGCGGTCTCGGGGCGCAGATCGATTCCGAGACCGTCGAACTCGGCACGCGCAAACAACGCGCCGTGCTGGCCCAGCTCCTCCTCTCCGACGGCGACCCGGTCAGTGTCGACCGATTGATCGACGGCATCTGGGGGTCGTCGGCGCCCGACCGCGCCGAGGTCTCGGTGCAGGCCTACATCTCGGGTCTGCGCAAGGCGCTGGAGCCCGACCGGAAGCCGCGCAGCCCGTCGACGGTGCTCATCACGCGGGGCTCGGGTTACGCGCTCGTCGCCGATGACGATCAGGTCGACGTCCGGCTTCTCGTCCGTCGCATCACCGACGCCCACGAGCGCCACCGAGCCGGTGACCCCGCCGGGGCGGCAGAAGTCCTGCAGGCGGCCCTGACCCGATATCGACCGCTGTTGCCCGAGTTCGAAGGGCTGTCCTTCCGCGACGCCGCGGCGCAGCACCTGGCACGCACGATCACCGAGGCGCAGGAGCTGTCCTTCGAGGTCCGCCTGGCCCTCGGCGAGCACCGGGCCCTGGTCGCCGAGTTGGAACAGGCGGTGCAGCGATCCCCGCTCGACGAGAACCTGTGGGTCCTGCTGGCCACCGCCCGATACCGGCTCGGCCGGCAGTCCGACGCGCTGGGTGCGATCGCCGAGGCACGACGTGTGCTCGCCGAGGAGATCGGCGTCGACCCGGGACCACGACTACGTGCCCTCGAACGCGACATCCTCGACCACGCACCGACTCTGGACGCTCCGACACCGCCGGCCCGCGTCGTCGTCGCGGCACCGACCGAACCGGCGCTCTCCGCCGACGCCGATCCCGGCCGCCCCGCGCCCCCTGCCACCGACGCACTGATCGGGCGCACCGACGAACTGGCGGTGCTGCACAAGGCCGTACTCGCGTCGCTGCAGGGCCCTGGTGGTGTCGTCGTCGTCGAGGGCGAACCGGGTGCGGGCAAGACCGCCCTGCTCGACGAGGCGGCGACCCGGGCGGCGGGCGCGGCCGACCTGGAGGTGTTGTGGGGCCGCTGCGTCGAGGACGCCGCGGCGCCGTCCATGTGGCCGTGGGTCCAGGTCCTCGGTGCCGTACTGCCCGAGATCGACTCCGCCGACCGGACACGACTACTCGACAGCGACCTGGGGCGCATGGTCACCCAGGGGTCGACGGTGATCCCTCCCCCACGTGAGATGCCCGACGCCACAGCACGTTTCCGCTTCTACGATCAGGCGGCCGATCTCCTCGAGGGCGTCGCCGAGACACACCTGCTGATCATCGTCCTCGACGACCTGCAGTGGGCCGACAACGCAACACTGGAACTGTTCGCGCACATGGCCGCCCGACGCCCACCCGGCGTCACCTTCTTCGCATCCCTGCGGTCGTCGTCGCACCGGCCCGCGGTGGCCAACATCCTCGCGGCACTCGCCCGGCTGCCCGGTCACCGCCGGATCGAGGTCGGTCCGCTCACCGACGACGACATCTCCGAGATGGTGCGCCGTGAAACCCACGAGTGGCCGGCCGCCGGCACCACCGAGTCGATCGCCCGGCGGACCGGAGGCAATGCCTTCTTCGTCCGCGAGTTGGCGCGCATCCTCGCCGACCGCGGCTCCATCGGCGACAACGCCGTACCGGCCGGCGTCCGCGACGTGGTCCGGGAACGCCTGCGGCCATTGGGACCCGACACCATCGCCCTGCTGGAGATGGCCTCACTGATCGGCAATCGGGTCGATCTGGGGCTGGTTGCCGCCGCCACCGACCAGTCCGTCGATGCCGCACTCGACGCGCTCGACGCCGCCGACGCCGCAGGCCTCGTCGACGTCGGCGACGACCCGTTCTCGTTCACCTTCAATCACGACCTGATCCGCGAGGCCGTCGTCGACCAGGTCGGCGCCACCCGCGCGCGACGCATGCATCTCGCCATCGCGAGGCAACTGGACACCCGACGGATGCCCAACGCCACCGCGCAGCGGGCGCGTCACCTCTGGGCGGCCGGACCGCTCGCCGATCGCCTGGATACCGCTCGCGCACTTCTCGCCGCCGGCGAATTGTCCATGCGCACCTACAATTTCGATGTCGCCGAGCAGCAGTTGTCCGATGCCGCCCGGCTGGCGCGGGCCGGCGGGGACGTCGATCTCGAACTCGCCGCGATCACCACCCGGCTGTTCAGCGATGTGGCACGCAGTGGCTATTTCGCCGCCGATCGCGAGTTGCTCTCGCGGGCGCGCGAACTCGGCGAGTCGACGTCGGACGTCGCGTTGCTCGCCAACCTCGACTACGCACGCGGTGCGGCGCACTCCCAGGTCGCCGATACCCGCGCGGCGCATCGCGTCGCCGAGGAGTTGCGGGGCCGCGCGGAGTCGTCCGATGACCCGGTGGTCGTGCACCTGGGCATGCAGTTGTCGGCCATCGACCGGTTCGATCGCGGCCACATCGGCGACGCACACCGCCTGCTCGAGTCCTACGCACCACTCGACTCCGATGTCGCGGGCCTGCACACCGACCAGATCGTCCTCGCCCGCGGATTCCGGGCATGGTCCGCCACTCTGCATGTGAGCCCGGCTGCCGGCCGGCGGGTGTTCGACCGGATCGACGTGGGACCCGACGACCCGGTGTCCCACCTGGGTGTCGGCATCTTCGCGGTCACGGCGGGCGCGATGTCCGGGGACATCGACTGGGTGCAGGAGGTGGGTGAACGGCTCCTGTCCTCGTCCGATCACCGGGCCCTGGAGTATCTGCGTCGCGGAGGTGAACGGATCTATTGGTGGGCACGCGCGCTGGGCGACGCCCCCGACGAAGCTCTCGGCCACCTCGACCGGCTGGATCACGGCGACCATCCGCAACGCACCGGCATCGGGTTGTGGCTGGCTCTGCACGCGGAGGCGCTCACCGCGGCCGGCCGCCTCGAGCGCGTGCCGGCGCTGCTCGAGCAGGCCCAGGCGTTCGCCGAACGCACGGGACAGCGTTATCCCGACGCGCATCGGCTGTTGGTGTGCGCCGAGTTCCAGCACTGCGCCGCCCACCCGGCGAACGTCGTACAGGACACGCTTCGCGAGGCGCGTCGCGTCGCGCTGACACAGGAGGCGGCGACGCTGGTGGCGCGGATCGAGTCCTTCGCGTCGGATCACGGGTACGCACCCGACGCGGGCTGA
- a CDS encoding FAD-binding oxidoreductase, which yields MTTRSAAPPTQTDHDDLAVRTRTSVLAALSDRIAGDVYGPGEPGYDEARSGFNLLTDHRPAVIAVPVNRFDVVEAVRFAADEGLRVAIQATGHGPGAAANGALLINTSAMTDVTIDPIGRTATVGAGAKWAPVLEQAQQHGLAPLLGSTTDVGVVGYTLGGGFGWLGRKYGLASDAVRSFDVVTPDGNPLRVSATSHPDVFWALRGGGAGSIGVVTDVVIDLFPVTTVYAGNLFYPAEDAPEVMRRFAAWAPAQSEDLTSAVTLMNFPPLDVVPEAFRGKSFTIVRGCWAGDRASGKAVVDEWRDWKTPEVDLWAELPFAAADAISMDPTDPMPAMVTTEWMNELPDEAIDILTSRVRPAPGTMPLVLFAEIRHAGGAVARGAATSPNDIGRDGTFLLELASIVPDPHVGLAVESALRLTRDALAPFVTGAAYLNFLEGDEKAARSASAFSQPNRRRLAAIKAALDPDNRFCHGVALG from the coding sequence ATGACGACCCGATCCGCCGCCCCGCCGACCCAGACCGATCACGACGATCTCGCGGTCCGCACCCGAACCTCGGTGCTGGCCGCCCTGTCCGACCGCATCGCCGGCGACGTCTACGGACCGGGCGAACCCGGATACGACGAGGCGCGCAGCGGTTTCAACCTCCTCACCGATCACCGCCCCGCCGTGATCGCCGTGCCGGTGAATCGCTTCGACGTCGTCGAGGCCGTGCGTTTCGCCGCCGACGAAGGTCTCCGGGTGGCCATCCAGGCGACCGGGCACGGCCCCGGCGCGGCCGCCAACGGTGCCCTGTTGATCAACACTTCGGCGATGACCGACGTGACGATCGATCCGATCGGACGAACCGCGACCGTCGGCGCGGGAGCGAAGTGGGCGCCCGTGCTCGAGCAGGCACAGCAGCACGGGCTGGCCCCCTTGCTCGGTTCGACCACCGACGTCGGCGTCGTCGGCTACACCCTCGGCGGTGGATTCGGCTGGCTCGGACGCAAATACGGTCTCGCGTCGGATGCTGTGCGTTCGTTCGACGTCGTCACCCCGGACGGCAATCCCCTCCGCGTCAGCGCCACCAGCCACCCCGACGTCTTCTGGGCCCTGCGTGGCGGCGGCGCCGGGAGCATCGGCGTCGTAACCGATGTGGTGATCGACCTGTTTCCGGTGACCACGGTGTACGCCGGGAATCTCTTCTACCCGGCGGAGGACGCGCCCGAGGTCATGCGCCGATTCGCCGCATGGGCGCCGGCGCAGTCCGAAGACCTGACGTCCGCCGTCACCCTGATGAACTTCCCACCGCTCGACGTCGTCCCGGAGGCCTTCCGCGGCAAGAGCTTCACGATCGTGCGCGGCTGCTGGGCGGGCGATCGCGCGTCCGGCAAGGCCGTCGTCGACGAATGGCGGGACTGGAAGACCCCCGAAGTCGACCTGTGGGCGGAACTGCCGTTCGCCGCAGCGGACGCCATCAGCATGGACCCGACGGATCCGATGCCGGCGATGGTCACCACCGAGTGGATGAACGAGCTGCCCGACGAGGCCATCGATATCCTCACGTCACGAGTCCGGCCGGCGCCCGGCACGATGCCCCTGGTGCTGTTCGCCGAGATCCGCCACGCGGGCGGCGCGGTCGCCCGGGGGGCTGCGACATCACCCAACGACATCGGCCGGGACGGGACCTTCCTGCTCGAACTGGCGTCGATCGTCCCGGATCCGCACGTGGGGCTCGCAGTGGAGTCGGCGCTGCGGCTGACACGAGATGCGTTGGCGCCCTTTGTGACCGGAGCCGCGTATCTGAACTTCCTGGAGGGTGACGAAAAGGCGGCACGTTCGGCGAGTGCCTTCAGCCAGCCCAACCGGCGTCGGCTGGCGGCGATCAAGGCCGCGCTCGACCCCGACAATCGGTTCTGCCACGGCGTCGCACTGGGCTGA
- a CDS encoding PIN domain-containing protein, whose amino-acid sequence MTPDIPLIIVDAANVVGSVPDGWWRDRRGATERLRDQRSGLHAEGIDGVGGPVEVVMIVEGRARGVSSSPTVSTIAATGSGDDRIVEVVAAHPGRRRIVVTADRELRRRVRESGAEVAGPSTVRRH is encoded by the coding sequence ATGACACCCGACATCCCGCTGATCATCGTCGATGCGGCCAACGTCGTCGGTTCGGTCCCGGACGGCTGGTGGCGTGATCGGCGCGGTGCGACCGAGCGATTGCGCGATCAGCGGTCGGGCCTCCACGCGGAGGGGATCGACGGTGTCGGCGGGCCGGTCGAGGTCGTCATGATCGTCGAGGGCCGGGCGCGCGGGGTGTCGTCGTCTCCGACGGTGAGCACGATCGCTGCGACAGGATCCGGGGACGACCGGATCGTCGAGGTCGTCGCCGCGCACCCGGGACGCCGCCGCATCGTGGTCACCGCAGATCGGGAACTCCGCCGCCGGGTCCGGGAGTCAGGGGCCGAGGTCGCCGGGCCGTCGACCGTGCGGAGGCACTAG
- the poxB gene encoding ubiquinone-dependent pyruvate dehydrogenase, whose product MANTVADAIITTLKNSGVQRVYGIPGDSLNGFTDALRRDGTISWQHVRHEEGAAFAAAAEGALTDELAVCAGSCGPGNLHLINGLFDAHRSRVPVLAIAAHIPAPEIGSTYFQETHPERLFVECSAFCEMVSTPEQLPRLLDIAIRTAVERSDVAVLVIPGEILLAKATGRRTGAPIRRIDRVVRPTDADLSAAAALLNRSENVTILAGAGVAGAHDAVVDIAGALQAPVVHALRGKEFVEYDNPYDVGMTGLLGFSSGYRAIERCDTLLMLGTDFPYQQFYPSQATIIQLDIRGEQIGRRTPVDLGLVGSVADTIPALLPLIDRNRSAEHLESARRHYVKARQGLDELADNDRNRTPIHPQYLARLVSDLATDDAVFIPDVGSPVVWASRYLRMNGRRRLIGSFSHGSMANAVSQAVGAQSAFPARQVIALAGDGGLAMLLGELLTITQNKLPVKIVVFNNSSLNFVEVEMKAAGFVNYGTQLDNPNFADLAASVGILGRRVEQPDDLPAALRAVLDHDGPALLDVVTARQELSIPPTVTAAQAKGFTLYALRTVMSGRGDELVDLAETNLFRRLFD is encoded by the coding sequence ATGGCGAACACCGTGGCCGACGCGATCATCACGACCCTGAAGAACTCAGGGGTGCAACGGGTCTACGGGATCCCCGGTGATTCGCTCAACGGGTTCACCGATGCCCTCCGTCGCGACGGCACCATCAGCTGGCAGCACGTGCGCCACGAGGAGGGCGCCGCGTTCGCCGCCGCCGCCGAGGGCGCGCTGACCGATGAGCTGGCCGTGTGCGCCGGGAGCTGCGGTCCGGGCAACCTGCACCTCATCAACGGGTTGTTCGACGCGCACCGCAGTCGCGTACCGGTACTCGCCATCGCCGCGCACATCCCGGCTCCCGAGATCGGCAGCACGTATTTCCAGGAGACCCATCCCGAACGACTGTTCGTCGAGTGCAGCGCGTTCTGCGAGATGGTCAGCACCCCCGAACAACTGCCGCGTCTCCTCGACATCGCGATCCGAACCGCGGTGGAACGCAGTGATGTCGCCGTGCTGGTCATCCCGGGCGAGATCTTGCTGGCGAAGGCGACCGGCAGGCGAACCGGAGCTCCGATCCGCCGCATCGACCGGGTCGTGCGACCCACCGACGCCGACTTGTCCGCGGCGGCAGCTCTTCTCAACCGATCCGAGAACGTCACCATCCTCGCGGGTGCCGGGGTCGCCGGTGCGCACGACGCGGTCGTCGACATCGCCGGCGCACTACAGGCGCCCGTGGTGCATGCCCTGCGCGGCAAGGAATTCGTCGAGTACGACAATCCGTACGACGTCGGCATGACCGGCCTGCTGGGCTTCTCGTCGGGATACCGGGCGATCGAGAGGTGCGACACCCTGCTGATGCTGGGTACCGATTTCCCGTACCAGCAGTTCTATCCGTCACAGGCGACCATCATCCAGCTCGACATCCGTGGCGAGCAGATCGGCAGGCGGACCCCCGTCGACCTCGGTCTGGTGGGCAGCGTCGCCGACACGATCCCCGCGTTGCTGCCGCTCATCGACCGTAACCGCAGCGCCGAGCATCTGGAGTCCGCACGCCGCCACTATGTCAAGGCACGCCAGGGGCTGGACGAACTCGCCGACAACGATCGCAACCGCACGCCCATCCACCCGCAGTACCTGGCCCGCCTGGTCAGCGACCTGGCGACCGACGACGCCGTGTTCATCCCCGACGTGGGCTCGCCGGTGGTGTGGGCGTCGCGATACCTGCGGATGAACGGTCGGCGTCGCCTCATCGGGTCCTTCTCGCACGGCTCGATGGCCAACGCCGTGTCGCAGGCCGTCGGTGCGCAGTCGGCCTTTCCGGCGCGCCAGGTGATCGCGCTGGCCGGGGACGGCGGCCTGGCGATGCTGCTCGGTGAACTGCTCACCATCACGCAGAACAAGTTGCCCGTCAAGATCGTCGTCTTCAACAACTCGTCGCTCAATTTCGTCGAGGTGGAGATGAAGGCGGCCGGATTCGTCAACTACGGGACGCAGCTGGACAATCCGAATTTCGCCGACCTCGCTGCCTCCGTGGGCATCCTCGGGCGACGGGTGGAGCAGCCCGACGACCTGCCCGCAGCGCTGCGCGCGGTGCTCGACCACGACGGTCCCGCACTGCTCGACGTCGTCACCGCTCGGCAGGAACTGTCCATCCCGCCGACCGTGACCGCCGCGCAGGCCAAGGGCTTCACGCTCTACGCGCTGCGTACGGTGATGTCCGGGCGCGGCGACGAACTGGTCGATCTCGCCGAGACGAACCTGTTCCGCCGGCTGTTCGACTAG
- a CDS encoding arylamine N-acetyltransferase family protein, which produces MSTTTGFDVDAYFQRIGYSGAVAPTLDTLTALVAAHVRHIPFENLDPLTGTPVDRLDPESLQDKLVRRRRGGFCYEQNGLFRYALRALGYGVEPLAGRVVWMRPPGPLPAETHQLLSVAVPDEPGRLLVDVGFGGQTPTAPLHFTIGEEQPTDLEPFRIVATDDERLLRMESRIGGEWRPLYLFSPNPRPEIDSVVGSWFASTHTGSHFRSRLTACAIVGDARWNLGGRTLTIHSAQGATDKRRLADADEVLDLLAGGFGIDLTGIEGLGDRVGEVLDN; this is translated from the coding sequence ATGAGCACAACCACCGGGTTCGACGTCGACGCGTACTTCCAGCGCATCGGGTACTCGGGTGCGGTGGCGCCGACGCTCGACACCCTCACCGCACTCGTCGCCGCGCATGTACGCCACATCCCGTTCGAGAACCTGGACCCCCTGACGGGCACGCCGGTCGACCGACTCGATCCGGAGAGCTTGCAGGACAAGCTTGTTCGCCGCCGAAGAGGCGGATTCTGCTATGAACAGAACGGCCTGTTCCGATACGCCCTCCGCGCACTCGGCTATGGCGTCGAGCCACTCGCCGGTCGTGTCGTCTGGATGAGGCCACCGGGCCCGTTGCCCGCCGAGACCCATCAACTGCTGTCCGTCGCGGTCCCCGACGAGCCCGGCAGACTGCTCGTCGATGTGGGCTTCGGCGGCCAGACACCCACCGCCCCGCTGCATTTCACCATCGGCGAGGAACAGCCGACAGACCTCGAGCCGTTCCGTATCGTCGCGACCGACGACGAACGGTTGCTGCGGATGGAGTCCCGGATCGGCGGCGAATGGCGTCCGCTCTATCTGTTCAGCCCGAACCCGCGACCGGAGATCGACAGTGTGGTCGGCAGCTGGTTCGCATCCACACACACCGGATCGCATTTCCGCAGTCGCCTGACGGCATGCGCGATCGTCGGCGACGCCCGGTGGAACCTGGGCGGCCGCACTCTCACCATCCATTCCGCGCAGGGCGCGACCGACAAACGCAGACTCGCCGACGCCGACGAGGTGCTGGATCTGCTCGCCGGCGGGTTCGGCATCGACCTCACCGGAATCGAGGGGCTCGGCGACCGTGTCGGCGAAGTCCTCGACAACTGA
- a CDS encoding shikimate 5-dehydrogenase → MPILNKDMTLCISLAGRPSNIGTRFHNHLYDELGLNFIYKAFTTDDIEGAVRGVRALGIRGCSVSMPFKEAVIPLVDRLEESAAAIESVNTIVNDDGRLTASNTDYEAVANLIAEHSLDPAASVAVRGSGGMAKAVVAAFRGSGFDDVTVVARNGTSGGALADKYGFRYSADDPAPGTSVLVNVTPLGMRGADEEVLAFDREQIAAADVVFDVVAFPADTPLVRAGRDAGKRVISGAEVIALQAARQFERYTGVAITPEQVARASEFSRAE, encoded by the coding sequence ATGCCCATCCTCAACAAGGACATGACGCTGTGTATCTCACTGGCCGGTCGGCCGTCGAACATCGGCACGCGATTCCACAATCACCTGTACGACGAACTCGGGCTGAACTTCATCTACAAGGCCTTCACCACGGACGACATCGAGGGAGCCGTCCGCGGTGTCCGCGCCCTCGGCATCCGGGGGTGCTCGGTCTCGATGCCCTTCAAGGAAGCGGTGATCCCGCTCGTCGACCGGTTGGAGGAGTCCGCGGCGGCGATCGAATCGGTGAACACGATCGTGAACGACGACGGTCGGCTGACCGCATCCAACACCGATTACGAGGCGGTGGCGAACCTCATCGCCGAGCACTCCCTCGACCCGGCGGCGTCGGTCGCCGTCCGCGGTTCGGGCGGGATGGCCAAGGCGGTGGTCGCGGCCTTCCGCGGTTCGGGATTCGATGATGTCACCGTGGTCGCCCGCAATGGCACGTCCGGTGGGGCACTGGCGGACAAGTACGGCTTTCGGTATTCGGCCGATGATCCGGCACCGGGGACGTCTGTTCTGGTCAACGTGACCCCGCTGGGGATGCGCGGCGCCGACGAGGAGGTGCTCGCCTTCGATCGGGAGCAGATCGCCGCGGCCGATGTCGTCTTCGACGTGGTGGCGTTTCCCGCCGACACACCTCTGGTCCGTGCCGGTCGCGACGCGGGCAAACGGGTGATCAGCGGCGCCGAGGTGATCGCGCTGCAGGCGGCGCGGCAGTTCGAGCGTTACACCGGCGTCGCGATCACGCCCGAGCAGGTGGCGCGGGCGTCGGAGTTCTCCCGGGCCGAGTGA
- a CDS encoding SRPBCC family protein translates to MTAMRSRHVSLVIPASAQEVYAFAADPDNLAAWAAGLAAGVRRDGDLLIADSPMGEVTVHFAPPNPFGILDHDVTLPDGSVVSNPLRVIDHPEGAEVVFTVRQRDMTDDQFDADCDAVARDLTALRDAVTGPH, encoded by the coding sequence ATGACCGCGATGCGCAGCCGGCATGTCTCCCTCGTCATCCCCGCGAGCGCCCAGGAGGTCTATGCGTTCGCCGCCGACCCGGACAATCTGGCGGCCTGGGCCGCAGGCCTGGCCGCGGGGGTCCGCCGCGACGGCGACCTGCTGATCGCCGATTCTCCGATGGGCGAGGTGACCGTCCATTTCGCACCGCCGAATCCGTTCGGGATCCTCGATCATGACGTGACCCTGCCGGACGGCTCGGTCGTCTCGAATCCCCTTCGCGTGATCGACCATCCGGAGGGGGCCGAGGTCGTGTTCACGGTGCGGCAGCGAGACATGACCGACGATCAGTTCGATGCGGACTGCGACGCGGTCGCGCGTGATCTCACCGCACTGCGCGACGCCGTCACCGGACCCCACTGA
- a CDS encoding DUF4185 domain-containing protein → MRRRLAQCVRITLVGALATSASVLALSHGAGPADAAPCGNGGFGSSSLDTGSLGSSGSSGSSGSSGSSGSSDIPNIGPQGPLVPFVGANTRTIGWVTGPLSSNRTFSRFGISGTDLGVSWDNGSGQTLMAFGDTFGNCNVAGQQWRHNVLLRTTDDQLSDGIRVPDGVAGDPRSGTVIAPGQPNFAQQLIPSLGVANIEVTTIPTAAISLPHGSGHRQYINYMSVRSWGTAGNWVTNFSAIAYSDDNGQTWQTDRSTIRINAPISLALPADLPSVEYNNGKFQQGAYVRGRADSPEEKDYIYQFGTPNGRFGAAFLARFKPEDILSLDRYQYWAGNTRRWVDDITEIPDDGSAIVVPAPVTELSVAWSPYLNKYVMLDGDNEISLRTADHPEGPWSARTTLVPPGLVVLYGPMMLPQSPALQGDSKDLYFNASRWSDYNVMLLKTDLSRMRR, encoded by the coding sequence GTGCGACGACGGCTCGCGCAATGCGTACGCATCACCCTTGTCGGAGCCCTGGCGACATCCGCGTCCGTTCTGGCCCTGTCCCACGGTGCCGGACCGGCCGACGCGGCCCCCTGCGGTAACGGCGGATTCGGGTCCAGCTCGCTCGACACCGGATCTCTGGGATCGAGTGGGTCGTCCGGCTCCAGTGGCTCCAGTGGATCGTCCGGTAGTTCGGACATTCCCAACATCGGCCCCCAGGGCCCGCTCGTACCGTTCGTCGGGGCCAATACCCGCACGATCGGCTGGGTCACCGGTCCACTGAGCAGCAATCGCACCTTCAGCAGGTTCGGCATCTCCGGCACCGATCTCGGCGTCAGCTGGGACAACGGCAGCGGCCAGACACTGATGGCCTTCGGCGACACTTTCGGCAACTGCAACGTCGCCGGGCAGCAATGGCGCCACAACGTCCTCCTGCGGACCACCGACGATCAATTGTCCGACGGAATCCGGGTACCCGACGGCGTGGCCGGTGATCCGAGGTCGGGCACCGTGATCGCGCCGGGTCAGCCAAACTTCGCCCAGCAACTCATCCCATCACTCGGCGTCGCGAACATCGAGGTCACCACGATCCCGACGGCCGCGATCTCGCTACCCCACGGTTCCGGGCACCGCCAGTACATCAACTACATGTCGGTCCGGTCCTGGGGTACGGCGGGAAACTGGGTCACCAACTTCTCGGCGATCGCCTACTCGGATGACAACGGCCAGACCTGGCAGACGGATCGGTCCACCATCCGCATCAACGCACCGATCTCGCTGGCGTTGCCCGCCGATCTGCCGTCGGTCGAGTACAACAACGGCAAGTTCCAGCAGGGCGCCTACGTTCGCGGCCGGGCCGACTCGCCCGAGGAGAAGGACTACATCTATCAGTTCGGCACCCCGAATGGGCGATTCGGCGCGGCCTTCCTGGCGAGGTTCAAGCCCGAGGACATCCTGTCGCTGGATCGCTATCAGTACTGGGCCGGCAACACCCGTCGCTGGGTCGACGACATCACCGAGATCCCCGACGACGGGTCCGCGATCGTCGTGCCGGCTCCCGTCACCGAACTGTCGGTGGCCTGGAGTCCCTACCTGAACAAGTATGTGATGCTCGACGGCGACAACGAGATCAGCCTCCGGACAGCGGATCACCCCGAAGGACCCTGGAGCGCCCGTACCACCCTGGTGCCGCCGGGGCTCGTCGTGCTCTACGGTCCGATGATGCTCCCGCAGTCGCCCGCGCTACAGGGCGATTCGAAGGATCTGTATTTCAACGCCTCGCGGTGGAGCGACTACAACGTCATGCTGCTGAAGACAGATCTCAGCCGGATGCGGCGATAG